One Desulfosalsimonas propionicica genomic window carries:
- the pyk gene encoding pyruvate kinase, whose product MSKTKIVCTIGPACADVHILTRMIHAGMSVARLNFSHGGREKHAEMIQMVRTASEETGVPVAILQDLRGPKIRVGEVQSPGIHLKTGETLVLTTSEAEAGQGNRVSVSYPHLPEDVSVGDTILLADGLMEMVVSRTTKTEVHCEVITGGTLTSHKGINLPSGSVRTPAITEKDKADLAFGLSQDVDYVAMSFVRRSEDVRQAKEIIAHAGCSTPVIAKIEKHEALKDIDNIMDVSDGIMVARGDLGVEIPLENVPGTQKMLVEKGNEAGKPVIIATQMLRSMLDSPRPTRAEATDVANAVLDGADALMLSEETATGSHPVRAVEYMGRIAKVTEEKYPYEKSFQEILQTRISESVAHATCILSDHLTARAIIATTKSGYTAHQIARFRPKSRIIAVSPDIRTVRQLALYWGCLPGLMDYTRDTDEMFDRATEFAIEKGHAKKGDLVVITAGHPMWEAGTTNMITVRRLGDSV is encoded by the coding sequence ATGTCAAAGACCAAAATCGTCTGTACCATCGGGCCGGCCTGTGCGGATGTCCATATCCTTACGCGCATGATCCATGCCGGCATGAGCGTGGCCCGGCTCAATTTCTCCCACGGCGGACGGGAAAAGCACGCGGAAATGATCCAAATGGTGCGCACCGCCTCTGAGGAAACAGGGGTGCCCGTGGCCATTCTCCAGGATCTCCGGGGGCCCAAGATCCGCGTGGGAGAGGTTCAGTCCCCGGGCATTCATCTAAAAACCGGGGAAACCCTGGTGTTGACCACCAGCGAGGCCGAAGCCGGGCAGGGCAACAGGGTTTCTGTGAGCTATCCCCACCTGCCCGAGGACGTTTCCGTGGGCGACACCATTTTGCTGGCAGACGGGCTCATGGAGATGGTGGTCAGCCGGACCACGAAAACCGAGGTGCACTGCGAGGTGATCACAGGCGGCACCCTGACATCTCACAAGGGTATCAACCTGCCTTCCGGCTCTGTGCGCACCCCGGCCATCACGGAAAAGGACAAGGCGGATCTGGCCTTCGGCCTTTCCCAGGATGTGGATTACGTGGCCATGTCCTTTGTACGCCGTTCCGAGGATGTGCGCCAGGCAAAGGAGATCATCGCCCATGCCGGCTGCAGCACGCCCGTGATCGCCAAGATCGAAAAGCACGAGGCCTTAAAAGATATTGACAACATCATGGACGTTTCAGACGGGATCATGGTGGCCCGGGGGGATCTGGGCGTGGAAATTCCCCTGGAAAACGTGCCCGGCACCCAGAAAATGCTGGTGGAGAAAGGAAACGAGGCCGGAAAGCCCGTGATCATCGCCACCCAGATGCTGCGCTCCATGCTTGACTCCCCCCGGCCCACCCGGGCCGAGGCAACGGATGTGGCAAACGCGGTGTTAGACGGTGCCGACGCCCTGATGCTTTCAGAAGAGACCGCCACCGGCAGCCACCCGGTACGCGCAGTGGAATACATGGGCCGCATTGCAAAGGTCACAGAGGAAAAATATCCTTACGAAAAATCCTTTCAGGAAATTCTCCAGACCCGGATTTCCGAATCCGTGGCCCATGCCACCTGCATTCTTTCCGATCACCTCACGGCCCGGGCCATTATCGCCACCACCAAAAGCGGCTACACCGCCCACCAGATCGCCCGGTTTCGTCCGAAAAGCCGGATCATCGCTGTATCCCCGGATATCCGGACTGTGCGTCAGCTTGCCCTTTACTGGGGGTGTCTGCCCGGGCTCATGGATTACACCAGGGACACGGATGAAATGTTTGACCGGGCAACGGAATTTGCCATTGAAAAAGGGCATGCCAAAAAGGGCGATCTCGTGGTGATCACCGCGGGCCATCCCATGTGGGAGGCCGGCACCACAAACATGATCACGGTGCGCCGGCTCGGAGACAGTGTTTAA
- a CDS encoding RNB domain-containing ribonuclease yields MEPGTVVEYIDQQRIICAVVLEQKDERLRLLNENNREINQKAARLSHVSQTALKLSQGRDQLVESLKTIGQRRQALSAHINIKEIWEAVHSLEEWIDLDTMTSFCFSGEPDSDQESAVIRAFFENRIYFKFSHDWFYPHSEEVVENNIARQEAEQRRQQLVEEGGQWVRAVLNNGSSPPDADPEVIELLKSYYLYGKESARQATARAILTRAGVDSAESIFSVMVRAGHWQAHENLDLYRYEIPMEFPGPVLKNAAELDGAADQIPEDAHRRDLTELDIITIDGQGTMDYDDALSVQEAGKNLRIGVHISDVAARVEKGGVIDQDVISRGTSIYMPDLKIPMLPATLAEDVCSLVEGQRRPAISTFFTVTPYGEVVDYEIVPSVIRVSRQMSYSETDAVAQSDDRIRALHAAAQAFKKRRLENGAVQILLPELYLRVCSADDIRVRVLDRESPGRLLVAEMMIMANWVMARFLAEKQMPAIFRAQNHPRGRLYSGTDEGTLFQNWMQRRMLSRVILGTRADYHSGLGLDAYITATSPIRKYFDLVTQRQLRACLGLEQGYSDSQIEEILQLLQPPLTHARLVQNRRMRFWILKYLEGMIGSKAEAIVLDRRRDGYTILLRDYLMEARLPSSAGVELKPKDLARVTFQHVDAARDKLTVYLG; encoded by the coding sequence ATGGAACCCGGAACGGTTGTGGAATATATCGACCAGCAGCGCATCATCTGCGCCGTGGTCCTGGAGCAAAAAGACGAGCGGCTGCGTCTGCTCAATGAAAATAACCGGGAGATCAACCAGAAGGCCGCCCGGCTTTCCCATGTCTCGCAAACAGCCCTCAAGCTCTCCCAGGGCCGCGATCAACTGGTGGAATCGCTGAAAACTATTGGTCAGCGAAGGCAGGCCTTAAGCGCCCACATTAACATCAAAGAAATCTGGGAGGCGGTCCACAGCCTGGAGGAATGGATCGACCTGGACACCATGACCTCGTTCTGTTTTTCCGGCGAGCCGGACAGCGATCAGGAATCAGCCGTGATCCGGGCTTTTTTTGAAAATCGCATTTATTTTAAATTCAGCCACGACTGGTTTTATCCCCACTCCGAAGAAGTGGTGGAAAACAACATTGCCCGCCAGGAGGCTGAACAGCGGCGCCAGCAGCTCGTTGAGGAAGGCGGCCAGTGGGTGCGCGCGGTGTTAAACAACGGCAGTTCGCCGCCGGATGCGGACCCTGAGGTCATTGAACTGCTCAAGTCCTACTATCTCTACGGCAAGGAAAGTGCCCGGCAGGCAACGGCCCGGGCCATTCTCACCCGGGCCGGCGTGGACAGCGCAGAGTCCATATTTTCGGTGATGGTACGCGCCGGTCACTGGCAGGCCCACGAGAACCTGGATCTTTACCGATACGAGATTCCAATGGAATTTCCCGGCCCGGTTCTGAAAAACGCAGCAGAACTGGATGGCGCCGCGGATCAAATACCCGAAGATGCCCACCGTCGGGACCTGACCGAGCTGGATATTATCACCATCGACGGCCAGGGCACAATGGACTATGACGATGCCTTGAGTGTGCAGGAAGCCGGCAAGAACCTGCGCATTGGCGTGCATATCTCGGATGTGGCCGCCCGGGTGGAAAAGGGCGGGGTAATCGACCAGGATGTCATTTCCCGGGGCACGTCCATTTACATGCCGGATTTGAAAATTCCCATGCTGCCCGCCACGCTGGCAGAAGATGTGTGCAGCCTGGTTGAGGGACAGCGGCGGCCGGCAATCAGCACGTTTTTTACCGTCACCCCATACGGGGAAGTGGTGGATTATGAAATCGTGCCCTCGGTGATCCGGGTCAGCCGGCAGATGAGCTATTCCGAGACAGATGCCGTGGCCCAAAGCGATGATCGCATCCGCGCGCTGCATGCAGCGGCGCAGGCGTTTAAAAAGCGGCGGCTGGAAAACGGGGCCGTGCAGATACTGCTGCCTGAGCTGTACCTGCGGGTGTGCAGTGCAGACGATATCCGTGTGCGGGTCCTGGACCGGGAAAGCCCGGGACGGCTTTTGGTGGCCGAGATGATGATCATGGCCAACTGGGTTATGGCCCGGTTTCTTGCGGAAAAGCAGATGCCGGCAATTTTCCGGGCCCAGAACCATCCCCGGGGCCGCCTGTATTCCGGCACAGACGAGGGAACCTTGTTTCAGAACTGGATGCAGCGCCGGATGCTGTCCAGGGTGATTCTGGGCACCCGGGCCGATTATCACTCCGGGCTGGGTCTGGACGCCTATATCACGGCCACATCTCCCATCCGCAAGTATTTCGACCTGGTCACCCAACGGCAGCTCCGGGCGTGTCTGGGCCTGGAGCAGGGCTATTCCGACTCTCAGATCGAGGAGATTCTCCAGTTGCTCCAGCCGCCCCTGACCCATGCCAGGCTGGTGCAAAACCGCCGGATGCGCTTCTGGATTCTCAAATACCTCGAGGGCATGATCGGCAGCAAGGCAGAGGCCATTGTTTTGGACAGGCGGCGCGACGGCTATACCATTCTGCTCAGGGACTATCTCATGGAAGCCCGGCTGCCTTCATCCGCCGGGGTGGAATTAAAGCCCAAAGACCTGGCCCGGGTAACGTTCCAGCACGTGGACGCCGCCCGTGACAAGCTCACCGTCTACCTGGGATGA
- a CDS encoding SHOCT domain-containing protein — protein MTVNSAALAQQNSYNGWHMGPGMMGGYGFMGWFGGIFTIVIWILIIVGLVLLIRWLVQTTRSEPGASAGAGASTSRALEILRERYARGEIDKAEFEEKKKDLTS, from the coding sequence ATGACGGTGAACAGCGCTGCCCTTGCCCAGCAGAACAGCTATAACGGCTGGCACATGGGCCCGGGAATGATGGGCGGATACGGCTTTATGGGATGGTTCGGCGGCATATTTACCATCGTGATCTGGATCCTGATCATTGTGGGCCTGGTTTTGCTGATCCGGTGGCTTGTGCAAACCACCCGATCCGAACCCGGTGCATCAGCCGGAGCCGGGGCTTCAACATCCAGGGCCCTGGAAATCCTCAGGGAGCGGTATGCCAGAGGGGAAATCGACAAGGCCGAATTTGAGGAAAAGAAAAAAGACCTGACTTCATAG
- a CDS encoding hemolysin family protein → MTPQFVILAVLVLLSGFFSSSETALFSISKTKARYLGNSGGRINDLIFRMKEDPHRLLSTILIGNNLVNIAASSLATAVAMHYLSSNAVGIATGIMTFLILVFGEIFPKTVATQHNVAVARVVILPLFWLSYVFLPVIWILNFIPRLAGAARGTPPVTEDELITFVDVVHEGGQINPEERELIYNIIKLDDINVSEIMTPSADMFVLERGGEPDLAKILESGYTRIPVIEGNIDHVVGLVNVKDLFKQEIRTETGVDIEKIMRAPYFVPEHKKIDQLLNQFKRKKEHAAIVVNEYGEVCGLVTLEDVLEAIVGDIVDETDIVKPPVVKIRDKEWLVLGSADISIVNSRLRMNIPESSSYETFTGFILEQIGRIPREQEQIVIGKFVVTVKEVEGNRVISFIVQRK, encoded by the coding sequence ATGACACCACAATTTGTCATACTGGCGGTACTGGTACTGCTTTCAGGCTTTTTTTCATCGTCTGAGACCGCTTTGTTTTCCATCAGCAAAACCAAGGCCCGTTACCTGGGCAATTCCGGGGGCCGGATCAACGATCTGATTTTCCGGATGAAAGAAGACCCCCACAGGCTGCTGTCCACCATTTTGATCGGTAACAACCTGGTCAACATCGCGGCCTCGTCTTTGGCAACGGCTGTTGCCATGCATTATTTGTCCAGCAACGCCGTGGGCATCGCCACCGGGATCATGACATTTCTGATCCTGGTGTTCGGCGAGATTTTTCCCAAGACCGTGGCCACCCAGCACAACGTGGCAGTGGCCCGGGTGGTGATTCTGCCGCTGTTCTGGCTGTCCTACGTGTTTCTGCCCGTGATCTGGATCTTAAATTTTATCCCGCGTCTGGCCGGCGCCGCCCGGGGCACGCCGCCGGTGACAGAAGACGAGTTGATCACCTTTGTGGACGTGGTGCATGAAGGCGGCCAGATCAATCCCGAGGAGCGCGAGCTGATCTATAACATCATCAAACTCGATGACATCAATGTCTCGGAGATCATGACCCCGAGCGCGGACATGTTTGTGCTCGAACGGGGCGGAGAGCCGGATCTGGCAAAAATTCTGGAATCCGGATATACCCGAATTCCGGTGATCGAGGGCAATATTGATCATGTGGTGGGGCTGGTCAATGTCAAGGACCTGTTTAAGCAGGAAATCCGTACTGAAACCGGGGTGGACATCGAAAAGATCATGCGTGCCCCGTATTTTGTTCCCGAGCACAAGAAGATCGACCAGCTGCTCAATCAGTTCAAGCGCAAAAAGGAGCATGCCGCCATCGTGGTCAATGAGTACGGCGAGGTCTGCGGGCTGGTGACCCTTGAAGACGTGCTCGAAGCCATTGTGGGCGACATCGTGGATGAAACCGACATTGTCAAACCCCCGGTGGTCAAGATCCGGGACAAGGAATGGCTGGTGCTGGGTTCGGCCGACATCAGCATTGTCAATTCCAGGCTGCGCATGAATATCCCGGAATCGTCTTCTTATGAAACCTTTACCGGCTTTATTTTAGAGCAGATCGGCCGGATTCCCCGTGAGCAGGAGCAGATCGTGATCGGCAAATTCGTGGTCACGGTCAAGGAAGTCGAGGGCAACCGGGTGATCTCCTTTATTGTCCAGCGCAAGTAG
- a CDS encoding mechanosensitive ion channel domain-containing protein gives MRSSRYFPGSQKYRQPAAGGHWAWFAAVAVVFFLALSPAPRAQQDQAVNEAQETATEQPASRLYQSLTQSFGEAMVVEKQELNRVSTALESLQAEAEEMKERMSRIQLMESTYSNLLLLPSVDARKLEQAKSRQNVAVGYIQEQLKNIKDEIGKWEKALEETREQVASYTDQRTELKTRPPQVALSSELAERLDALIGLLETKQAKIEQILEIYKDQQQRLSRLVERIRPLGDKIDEQIEARKKSRILQHDPSPMLRLARGELRTNLGQSLETLRTLIFETAWTKTGIVTWEEYSLFLGVFLFLLAVLQAILYVCTRFCGSRMQKSLDDERFWHYVLLKLFQKSLPWAGAMAYLYFFPIRPIYQLTPVFSLLPLIIRLLALILVVRWGRIFLKALGGQTADPLFHRIYSPLRRLLAGFLLYGIGYLFFSRLICTNCMTLIAWRLIFEFLLLGWCIYFFHVFRRSTVGSEFSEHPWFPLLKPVLIAMGYGLVLPGLLAELMGFGGLAVYWYFGLAKTALLLFWVFILYRVLRESDVAAHIERSDDVDIDELSARPYPVRWLIVRLLRIGVLAAALFSFFVAWGAPRTFLVDILYAINYEVTVGDFRLSLMGFVYALIVLLFVHTFTVIFKEFLRGRVLKDADMEPGLKDSILRITGYVLWMVGILIALRTVGISATALTVVFGALGIGLGFGLQNIFNNFLSGIILLFERPIQVGDVIEMGTIWGTVREINVRSTQVRTFDNAELIIPNSDLISQVVTNWSFRDARVRRTVEVRVAYGSDVALVREVLMDVAYQHPRILRRPHPEVLFSDFGDSALVFKLRFWVHIDWFLTVETDVRSDIDKQFKEHGITIPFPQQDVYLKTGKLEPPEKAGAQEQNET, from the coding sequence ATGAGATCCAGCAGATACTTTCCCGGAAGTCAGAAATACCGGCAGCCTGCAGCCGGCGGCCATTGGGCGTGGTTTGCGGCCGTTGCGGTGGTTTTTTTTCTGGCCTTGTCCCCGGCCCCCCGGGCCCAGCAGGACCAGGCCGTCAATGAAGCCCAGGAAACCGCAACCGAGCAGCCGGCCAGCCGGCTTTATCAGAGCCTGACCCAATCCTTTGGCGAAGCCATGGTGGTGGAAAAACAGGAACTGAACCGGGTTTCCACAGCACTTGAGTCCCTTCAGGCCGAAGCCGAAGAGATGAAAGAGCGGATGAGCCGGATTCAGCTCATGGAATCCACCTATTCCAATCTCCTTCTGCTGCCCTCGGTGGATGCCCGGAAACTGGAACAGGCCAAAAGCCGCCAAAACGTTGCTGTGGGCTACATTCAGGAACAGCTTAAAAACATCAAGGATGAAATCGGCAAGTGGGAAAAGGCCCTGGAAGAGACCCGTGAGCAGGTTGCGTCTTATACGGATCAGCGTACGGAACTCAAAACCCGGCCCCCCCAGGTGGCCCTTAGCAGCGAACTGGCCGAAAGACTCGACGCCCTTATTGGCCTGCTTGAAACCAAGCAGGCCAAGATTGAGCAGATCCTTGAAATTTATAAGGATCAACAGCAGCGCCTCAGCAGGCTGGTGGAAAGAATTCGTCCCCTTGGAGACAAGATCGATGAACAGATCGAGGCGCGCAAAAAAAGCCGCATTCTGCAGCACGATCCCAGCCCGATGCTGCGGCTGGCCAGAGGGGAATTGCGGACCAATCTGGGTCAATCCCTTGAGACCCTCCGCACCCTGATCTTTGAAACCGCCTGGACCAAAACCGGTATAGTCACCTGGGAGGAGTACAGCTTGTTTCTGGGTGTGTTTTTGTTTTTGCTGGCCGTGCTCCAGGCGATCTTGTATGTATGCACCCGGTTCTGCGGGTCACGGATGCAGAAAAGCCTGGATGACGAACGTTTCTGGCATTACGTCCTGCTCAAGCTGTTTCAAAAGTCCCTGCCGTGGGCCGGGGCCATGGCCTACCTGTATTTTTTCCCGATCCGTCCCATATACCAGCTCACACCGGTTTTCTCCCTGCTGCCGCTGATCATCCGGCTGCTTGCCCTGATCCTGGTGGTGCGATGGGGCCGGATATTTTTAAAGGCCCTGGGCGGGCAAACCGCAGACCCCTTGTTTCATCGCATATACTCGCCCCTGCGCCGCCTGCTCGCGGGATTTTTGCTATACGGCATTGGTTATCTGTTTTTCAGCCGGTTGATCTGCACCAATTGCATGACCCTGATCGCCTGGCGGCTGATCTTTGAATTTTTGCTTCTGGGCTGGTGCATTTATTTTTTTCATGTATTCCGCCGCAGCACCGTCGGGTCCGAATTTTCCGAGCATCCATGGTTTCCGCTGCTCAAACCCGTTTTGATCGCCATGGGCTACGGGCTGGTGCTGCCGGGGCTGCTGGCTGAGCTTATGGGCTTTGGCGGGTTGGCCGTGTACTGGTATTTCGGGTTGGCAAAAACCGCTTTGCTGTTGTTCTGGGTGTTTATCCTGTATCGGGTGTTGCGGGAATCGGATGTGGCCGCCCACATTGAGCGTTCCGATGATGTGGATATAGACGAGCTCAGTGCCCGGCCCTATCCGGTGCGGTGGCTCATTGTCCGGCTGCTTCGCATCGGGGTCCTGGCAGCCGCCCTGTTTTCCTTTTTTGTGGCATGGGGGGCGCCCCGCACCTTTCTGGTGGATATTTTGTATGCCATCAATTACGAGGTCACGGTCGGCGATTTCCGTTTGAGCCTGATGGGCTTTGTGTATGCGTTGATCGTGCTGCTGTTTGTCCATACCTTTACCGTGATCTTCAAGGAGTTTCTGCGCGGCCGGGTGCTGAAGGATGCGGACATGGAGCCCGGACTGAAGGATTCCATACTCCGGATCACCGGTTACGTATTATGGATGGTGGGCATCCTGATCGCCCTTCGCACCGTGGGTATCAGCGCCACAGCCCTGACCGTGGTCTTCGGTGCCCTGGGTATCGGGCTTGGTTTCGGCCTGCAAAACATTTTTAATAATTTTTTAAGCGGCATTATCCTGCTGTTCGAGCGTCCCATTCAGGTTGGCGATGTCATTGAAATGGGCACCATCTGGGGCACGGTCCGGGAAATCAACGTGCGCTCCACCCAGGTGCGTACCTTTGACAACGCGGAGTTGATCATTCCCAACTCCGATCTGATCAGCCAGGTGGTCACCAACTGGAGCTTCCGCGACGCCCGGGTTCGCAGGACCGTGGAGGTAAGGGTGGCCTATGGTTCTGATGTGGCGCTGGTCAGGGAGGTTTTAATGGATGTGGCCTACCAGCATCCCCGGATCCTGCGCCGGCCCCACCCGGAGGTGCTGTTTTCGGATTTCGGGGACAGCGCATTGGTTTTCAAGCTGCGTTTCTGGGTCCACATTGATTGGTTTTTAACCGTTGAAACAGACGTGCGCTCTGACATTGACAAGCAGTTTAAGGAGCACGGCATCACCATTCCTTTTCCCCAGCAGGATGTTTATCTGAAAACCGGCAAGCTTGAGCCCCCTGAAAAAGCAGGGGCACAGGAGCAAAACGAAACATGA
- a CDS encoding ABC transporter ATP-binding protein codes for MHSIHLIKPYFTQRRNLIFIGIVCLMIVDVLQLFIPRVVKWAVDDLTAGQVDMAGLGRYAAMIVGIAAAMTVLRFFWRRLLIGTSRVVEEGLRNRLFSHIQTLSAPFFDQRSTGDLMAHATNDINNVRMAVGMGMVALTDAMFLGSAAIGFMAYIDLRLTIAALLPMPVIVVVTRVVGRKMHRLYTRVQATFSDMTEMVRESFAGIRTVKAYNREQTELARMQDVSNAYITENLKLVRITGSFFPLMVFFTNLSLTIVVFYGGRLAIFERITAGDFVAFISYLNMLMWPMMAMGWLTNLIQRGSASLDRINSILSTEPEIRDAADARPLSRVRGEIGFEQVNFSYPQASAPAVENIELKVPAGDTLGIIGPQGSGKTTLLYLLTRRYDVSVGGIRIDGHDIRTLKLGDLRGQIAHVPQEPYLFSGTIAENITFGRSVDHDRLVEAARRASLYETICEFPKGFETPVGEKGVVLSGGQKQRIVLARALLRDAPVLLLDDPIGQVDTRTAADIISVIRELAREKTVIIASHRIPAVSFADRIIVLDSGRITESGTHGELMEHNGYYARAELLQRYE; via the coding sequence ATGCATTCAATTCACCTGATAAAACCTTATTTCACACAGCGACGAAACCTGATTTTCATCGGCATTGTCTGCCTGATGATCGTGGACGTGCTCCAGCTCTTTATTCCCCGGGTGGTAAAATGGGCCGTGGACGATTTGACCGCCGGCCAGGTTGACATGGCCGGCCTGGGCCGGTATGCGGCCATGATCGTAGGCATTGCCGCGGCCATGACCGTGCTGCGGTTTTTCTGGCGCCGGCTTTTGATCGGCACTTCCCGGGTGGTGGAAGAAGGGCTGCGCAACCGGCTGTTTTCCCATATCCAGACCCTTTCCGCCCCGTTTTTTGATCAGCGCTCCACCGGCGATCTCATGGCCCATGCCACCAATGACATCAACAACGTGCGCATGGCCGTGGGCATGGGAATGGTGGCCTTAACCGACGCGATGTTTCTGGGAAGCGCGGCCATCGGGTTTATGGCTTATATCGATCTTCGCCTCACCATTGCAGCCCTGCTGCCCATGCCCGTGATCGTGGTGGTCACCCGGGTTGTCGGTCGAAAAATGCACCGGCTCTACACCCGGGTCCAGGCCACATTTTCGGACATGACCGAAATGGTCCGGGAAAGCTTTGCCGGCATCCGCACGGTCAAGGCCTACAACCGGGAGCAGACCGAACTGGCCCGCATGCAGGATGTATCCAATGCCTATATCACTGAAAATCTAAAACTGGTGCGCATCACCGGCTCTTTTTTCCCCCTGATGGTGTTTTTCACCAACCTGAGCCTGACCATCGTGGTTTTCTACGGCGGGCGGCTGGCCATTTTCGAGCGGATCACGGCCGGCGACTTCGTGGCCTTTATCAGCTATCTCAACATGCTCATGTGGCCCATGATGGCCATGGGCTGGCTCACCAACCTGATCCAGCGGGGAAGCGCCTCTTTGGACAGAATCAACTCGATTCTGTCCACCGAACCCGAAATCCGGGATGCAGCAGACGCCCGGCCGCTTTCCCGGGTCAGGGGTGAAATCGGCTTTGAACAGGTCAATTTTTCCTACCCACAGGCCTCGGCGCCGGCTGTTGAAAACATCGAGCTCAAAGTGCCGGCCGGCGATACCCTCGGGATCATCGGCCCCCAGGGATCGGGCAAGACCACCCTGCTCTACCTGCTCACACGGCGCTATGACGTATCCGTTGGGGGCATCCGGATCGACGGCCATGATATCCGCACCCTGAAACTCGGGGATCTGCGGGGACAGATCGCTCACGTGCCCCAGGAGCCTTATCTGTTTTCCGGCACCATTGCCGAAAACATCACATTCGGCAGATCCGTGGACCATGATCGGCTTGTGGAAGCCGCGCGCCGGGCCTCGCTGTATGAAACCATCTGCGAGTTTCCAAAAGGTTTTGAAACACCGGTGGGCGAAAAAGGGGTGGTGCTTTCAGGGGGGCAGAAACAGCGCATCGTGCTGGCCCGGGCCCTTCTGCGGGATGCGCCGGTTCTGCTGCTCGACGATCCCATCGGACAGGTCGACACCCGGACCGCGGCCGATATTATATCCGTGATCCGGGAACTGGCCCGGGAAAAAACCGTGATCATCGCCTCCCACCGGATCCCGGCAGTGTCCTTTGCCGACCGGATCATTGTGCTCGACAGCGGCCGGATTACCGAGTCCGGGACACACGGGGAGCTGATGGAACATAACGGGTATTATGCAAGGGCTGAGTTGCTGCAGAGGTATGAGTGA